A genomic region of Rhodanobacter sp. contains the following coding sequences:
- a CDS encoding cation:proton antiporter: MHEIGFIRDLALVMLVAGATTVLFQRLRQPVLLGYILAGVLIGPHTPGMLVADAQAIDDISNLGVVLLMFTLGLEFSVRKLREVGVGVLVVAVLEVGLMLWIGTGLGRLFGWKGIDALFLGAIIALSSTMVATRTLKESGKQSQPFARLVVGLLVAEDVLTIVMLTMLTAVAIGGTVQAGAAFALVGHLGLFVVVGMILGLLLLPRLVDYVAGFGRNETLLVSVLGICFGACLLAVQLGFSVALGAFLAGAVVAEARSVGRVMHLVEPLRDMFAALFFVAIGLKIDPAMLWQYALPALLIAAVVIVGKTVACSFGILALGHDARTALRSGLGMAQIGEFSFVIATLGWSLHATSEFIYPIAVAVSVLCMAVSPYLNRSADHIACGLARIVPRPLRILADSYSGWLENLRPVDDNAVLAAMLRRLLWHIAINVLLVVTLFVIGAYVNAHGWGWFSRLGIQRDLRHTLIWACALFLSLPMLIAVYRKAEALGMLLAELGIRERFAGAYTRAIRNVLARVIPLATLLALALLVGALGSAILPPLGVALSLLVAGVVLAVILWRALVKMHARLQAALKETLDKPEQGDSA, from the coding sequence ATGCACGAGATCGGCTTCATACGCGACCTCGCACTGGTGATGCTCGTGGCCGGTGCCACCACGGTGTTGTTCCAGCGCCTGCGCCAGCCGGTGCTGCTGGGCTACATCCTGGCGGGCGTGCTGATCGGCCCGCATACCCCGGGCATGCTGGTGGCCGACGCGCAAGCCATCGACGACATCTCCAACCTGGGCGTGGTGCTGCTGATGTTCACGCTGGGACTGGAGTTCAGCGTGCGCAAGCTGCGCGAGGTCGGCGTCGGCGTGCTGGTGGTCGCGGTGCTGGAAGTCGGGTTGATGCTGTGGATCGGCACGGGGCTCGGACGCTTGTTCGGCTGGAAGGGCATCGACGCGCTGTTCCTCGGTGCGATCATCGCGCTGTCTTCGACCATGGTGGCCACGCGCACGCTCAAAGAAAGCGGCAAGCAGTCGCAACCGTTCGCCAGGTTGGTGGTCGGCTTGTTGGTAGCGGAAGACGTACTGACCATCGTGATGTTGACCATGCTCACCGCGGTGGCCATCGGCGGCACCGTGCAGGCGGGAGCCGCGTTTGCGCTGGTCGGCCACCTCGGCCTGTTCGTGGTGGTAGGGATGATCCTTGGCCTGTTGCTGTTGCCGCGGCTGGTCGACTACGTGGCCGGTTTCGGCCGCAACGAGACTTTGCTGGTCAGCGTGCTCGGCATCTGTTTCGGTGCCTGCCTGCTTGCCGTGCAGTTGGGTTTCAGCGTGGCGCTGGGGGCTTTCCTTGCGGGCGCCGTGGTGGCCGAGGCACGCAGCGTGGGGCGCGTGATGCATCTGGTCGAGCCGTTGCGCGACATGTTCGCTGCGCTGTTCTTCGTGGCGATCGGTTTGAAGATCGATCCGGCGATGTTGTGGCAGTACGCGTTGCCAGCCCTGCTGATTGCGGCCGTGGTGATCGTGGGCAAGACGGTGGCCTGCAGCTTCGGCATCCTCGCGTTGGGGCATGACGCGAGGACCGCGTTGCGTTCGGGCCTGGGCATGGCGCAGATCGGCGAGTTTTCGTTCGTGATCGCCACGCTGGGCTGGTCGCTGCATGCGACCAGCGAGTTCATCTATCCCATCGCGGTGGCGGTGTCGGTGCTGTGCATGGCGGTTTCGCCGTATCTCAACCGCTCCGCCGACCATATTGCGTGCGGTCTCGCACGCATCGTGCCGCGGCCGCTGCGCATACTTGCGGACAGCTACAGCGGTTGGCTGGAAAACCTCCGTCCGGTGGACGACAACGCGGTACTCGCAGCCATGCTGCGCCGCCTGCTGTGGCATATCGCGATCAACGTATTGCTGGTGGTTACCTTGTTCGTGATCGGCGCCTACGTGAATGCGCACGGCTGGGGCTGGTTCTCGCGGCTCGGCATCCAGCGCGACCTGCGCCACACGCTGATCTGGGCCTGTGCATTGTTCCTGTCGCTGCCCATGCTGATCGCCGTGTATCGCAAGGCCGAGGCGCTGGGCATGCTGCTGGCCGAGCTGGGCATACGCGAACGGTTTGCCGGCGCCTACACCAGGGCGATCCGCAATGTGTTGGCCCGGGTGATTCCGCTGGCCACCTTGCTCGCGCTGGCCCTGCTGGTCGGCGCACTGGGTTCGGCGATCCTGCCGCCGCTCGGCGTGGCGTTGTCGCTGCTGGTGGCCGGCGTGGTGTTGGCGGTGATCCTGTGGCGGGCGCTGGTGAAGATGCACGCGCGCCTGCAGGCGGCCTTGAAGGAAACGCTGGACAAGCCGGAGCAGGGCGATTCGGCCTGA